In Hahella sp. KA22, one genomic interval encodes:
- a CDS encoding glycosyltransferase family 2 protein codes for MTDTLLWSCTLILGLIIVYHHVGYPVLLRYWANRKRQQSLHRHQEEERSDYPELSIIIPAYNEAEVIAEKLRNLAFLDYPTHRFEVRIYDDGSQDDTLSIIHRTLQEADVKKLRVQVIANEVNQGKVAVINQAMRETSTELVLLSDASALISIDALKIVARHMRDASVGVVAASYQILTPGSEGEETYWRYQTNIKEMESVVGSTIGAHGALYCFRRSLFEELPENAINDDFILPMRIVAQGHRCIYDRDIVAVELEQASLTMDHQRRKRIAAGNVQQALMLTPLLNPKHGATAFNYISGKFLRVCMPLILVVFLLCTLLLSLHSWLAMVLLLGQILVYGLASIRALTPGVPWPKLVNLVHYLVSGHFANALGALRYLSGQESGRWQRVKLEAHHD; via the coding sequence ATGACCGACACACTACTTTGGAGCTGTACGCTGATCCTGGGGCTGATCATCGTCTACCATCACGTGGGCTACCCCGTGCTGTTGCGCTATTGGGCCAACCGTAAGCGCCAGCAATCCCTACATCGTCATCAGGAGGAAGAGCGCAGCGATTATCCTGAACTGAGCATCATTATTCCCGCCTATAACGAAGCGGAGGTGATTGCGGAAAAGCTGCGTAATCTGGCGTTTCTCGACTATCCCACTCATCGCTTTGAAGTCCGCATTTACGACGATGGTTCGCAGGACGACACACTCTCGATCATCCATCGCACATTGCAGGAAGCCGATGTGAAAAAGTTGCGGGTGCAAGTCATCGCCAACGAGGTCAACCAAGGCAAGGTCGCCGTCATCAATCAGGCCATGCGGGAAACGTCTACGGAATTGGTGTTACTGTCCGACGCCTCTGCGCTGATCTCTATCGACGCCTTGAAAATCGTCGCCCGCCATATGCGCGACGCCAGCGTTGGCGTCGTGGCGGCCTCTTATCAGATACTCACTCCCGGCTCGGAAGGCGAAGAAACTTACTGGCGTTATCAGACCAACATCAAAGAGATGGAAAGCGTAGTCGGCTCCACCATCGGCGCCCATGGCGCCCTGTACTGTTTTCGTCGCAGCCTGTTTGAGGAGCTGCCAGAAAACGCCATCAACGATGATTTCATCCTTCCCATGCGCATCGTCGCGCAAGGCCATCGCTGCATCTATGACCGCGATATCGTCGCCGTAGAGCTGGAGCAGGCCAGCCTCACTATGGATCATCAGCGTCGCAAGCGCATCGCCGCCGGCAATGTGCAACAGGCGCTGATGCTTACGCCGCTGTTGAATCCGAAGCATGGCGCCACTGCGTTCAACTATATTTCCGGCAAGTTTTTACGGGTGTGCATGCCTCTGATTTTGGTCGTCTTTCTACTGTGCACGCTACTGCTGTCGCTGCACTCCTGGCTGGCGATGGTTCTGCTGTTGGGACAGATATTGGTCTACGGCCTCGCCAGCATCCGCGCCCTGACTCCCGGTGTTCCCTGGCCCAAACTGGTCAATCTGGTGCACTACTTGGTCAGCGGCCACTTCGCCAATGCCCTGGGCGCGTTACGTTATCTGTCCGGACAGGAAAGCGGCCGCTGGCAGCGCGTCAAACTGGAGGCCCATCATGATTGA
- a CDS encoding sugar transferase — translation MIDLVFTKAAKNASEPTMMQTRTAAIDSPTNYIPATTLAAKRCFDIAVSLLGLALSAPVWPLLILAIRLDSKGPALFRQLRVGRATPTYTELFYMIKFRTMRVDAEKETGAVWATRNDPRVTRVGRFLRKTRLDELPQLLNVLRGEMSIVGPRPERPGISNNLDRAIPYYIERTYFVTPGITGMAQVRQGYDACLEDVKNKIGYDHAYSLCLSNFSSWLKTDIEIILRTFWVMIRGRGQ, via the coding sequence ATGATTGATCTTGTTTTCACCAAAGCAGCCAAAAACGCCTCGGAGCCGACCATGATGCAAACGCGCACAGCCGCCATTGATTCGCCGACGAACTATATCCCCGCCACTACCCTGGCGGCCAAGCGCTGTTTCGACATTGCCGTCAGCCTGCTCGGACTGGCCCTCAGCGCGCCAGTGTGGCCATTGCTTATTCTGGCTATTCGCCTTGATTCGAAGGGGCCCGCGTTGTTCCGGCAACTACGCGTCGGCCGCGCGACGCCGACCTATACGGAGCTGTTCTACATGATCAAGTTCCGCACTATGCGCGTTGATGCGGAAAAAGAAACCGGCGCCGTCTGGGCCACCCGCAACGACCCGAGAGTCACACGAGTTGGCCGCTTTTTGCGCAAAACGCGCCTGGACGAACTGCCGCAACTGTTGAATGTATTGCGCGGCGAAATGTCCATCGTCGGCCCCCGCCCGGAACGCCCCGGCATCAGCAACAACCTGGACCGGGCCATCCCCTATTACATCGAACGCACCTATTTCGTGACGCCCGGAATCACCGGTATGGCCCAGGTCCGCCAAGGCTACGACGCCTGCCTGGAAGATGTGAAAAACAAAATCGGCTACGACCACGCCTATTCACTCTGCCTGTCCAACTTCAGCTCATGGCTGAAAACCGACATCGAAATAATCCTGCGAACCTTTTGGGTAATGATACGAGGCCGGGGGCAATAG
- a CDS encoding STAS domain-containing protein: MNITEYSCNDYLVIALDGTFDANAVQHCREQLEESALNHVGGVAFDLSDVSFMDSSGIGALVFIYKQLHANRRQMALVGLQGQPQRLATLLRIDRTILSFDTMKSFIALQQPVQEQRA, from the coding sequence ATGAACATCACTGAATATTCTTGCAACGATTATCTCGTCATCGCGCTGGATGGGACTTTTGACGCTAATGCGGTGCAGCATTGCCGCGAGCAGTTGGAGGAGTCGGCGTTGAATCATGTTGGTGGGGTCGCTTTTGATTTGAGCGATGTGTCTTTCATGGATTCTTCCGGCATCGGCGCCTTGGTTTTCATCTATAAACAGCTGCACGCCAACCGTAGACAGATGGCGCTGGTGGGGTTGCAGGGGCAGCCGCAGCGGTTGGCCACGTTGTTGCGGATCGACCGCACTATTCTGTCTTTTGACACCATGAAAAGCTTTATCGCTTTGCAGCAACCCGTGCAGGAGCAGCGGGCATGA
- a CDS encoding OmpA family protein, translated as MRRGRLLILGVGLCALAGCQSWPEEGKGGAAEIRSGEVQRYHQISFTPDQDSLAKQAQLEKLELDALTLLGGDYCIPAQLKTLRQRLHRAFRELDAGLLPDAYNSLAILHKETKSANAQLAYLNEHTTCAIADDHNGSDSALSGFPMLVHFDVNQSELSEGYQGYLTRLSAYLLADDSVSIELIGHTDQRGENDANQHLAQVRAKAVAAFLAQQGVAQTRILIRAEGEEQTLLRDADSHSHGFNRRVEIYLNRQQQRGAVSTPIPQRDWESHLQGRYL; from the coding sequence ATGAGACGGGGTCGCCTGCTGATACTAGGCGTGGGGCTGTGCGCCCTCGCCGGCTGCCAGAGCTGGCCTGAGGAAGGCAAAGGCGGTGCGGCGGAAATCCGTAGCGGCGAGGTGCAGCGCTATCATCAGATCAGTTTCACGCCGGATCAGGACAGCCTCGCCAAACAGGCCCAGTTGGAAAAGCTGGAGTTGGATGCGCTGACCTTGCTGGGGGGCGACTATTGCATTCCCGCCCAGCTTAAAACGCTGAGACAGCGTTTGCATCGCGCCTTCAGAGAGCTGGATGCGGGGCTGTTGCCGGACGCTTACAACAGTCTGGCGATTCTGCACAAAGAGACGAAAAGCGCCAACGCCCAACTGGCTTATCTCAACGAGCACACCACCTGCGCAATCGCCGACGACCATAACGGCTCTGACTCAGCCTTGAGCGGCTTTCCGATGCTGGTGCATTTCGATGTGAATCAGTCAGAGTTGTCAGAGGGATATCAGGGTTACCTCACCCGTTTATCCGCATACCTGCTGGCGGACGACTCGGTATCTATCGAACTGATTGGACACACGGACCAGCGTGGCGAAAACGACGCCAACCAGCATCTGGCCCAGGTCCGCGCCAAGGCGGTTGCGGCGTTTCTGGCGCAACAAGGGGTGGCGCAGACGCGCATCCTGATTCGTGCCGAGGGCGAAGAACAGACGTTGTTGCGGGACGCGGACAGCCACTCCCATGGCTTCAATCGTCGGGTGGAAATCTACCTCAATCGCCAGCAACAACGCGGTGCAGTATCAACGCCCATTCCCCAGCGCGATTGGGAGTCCCATTTACAAGGACGCTACCTCTAA
- a CDS encoding SLBB domain-containing protein has product MASQTHPIIPHSIRTPEQGARLTRLTIWLTALIGILLTCRHVSAEETTAPLQPGDQLYLGLTGEQAFNRNFPVDREGRILLPEAGPVKIAGQSLSAATQMIQLALGQVYRDVERLQVTLAERNLIIDVSGYVENPGSVLTPIAGDVQTAITLAGGLLPGAQLDRMQIQRGDDIIYFSYKAYLDSGDRSSLPPLRSLDRLFIPASPLIGNVQIDFDAQTLAASGDASDDRQAVRIFGEVKSPGRFNYEPDYSVIDAIMRAGGVTRYAAVEQIKIISDSAPYNFNLKRYLESGDASLLPQLKPNSTIFVPIQQDEIKAGANVVYVMGEVFKPGAFEGKPGATLLDIMANAGGPTRFAESRQIRILKADGAVIPFDLQAYTEGVSRVALPEVAPGDAVFVPEKTDVNEASWLKTPPDRAVEIIGQVYNPGRFEWSDEMTLMDLLGHAQGPTARADIANIKIMRRSGDKVLSSTFNLDRFIKYGGDLSEIPQLDAGTSVIIPELPQDPSDNKAQWVRQAKENSIYIMGQVGAPGRYMFNEEMTFLDILSAADGPNGSADIHNIRVVHRDGAQARISKLNLALYFETGDQTLLPVVKPGDSIFVPEKDRNWLEESKENTVRVLGSVNKPGRYRFSDDMTVLDLLAQAGGATASAYIERIVVVNTSCCADSASSFDLESFVKAPDMSKLPVLRPGDTLYVPDKSDSHWATLSSSLEGVFKIISVVGIIGAL; this is encoded by the coding sequence ATGGCAAGTCAGACGCACCCTATCATCCCTCACTCGATCAGAACGCCTGAGCAAGGCGCTCGCCTAACGCGGTTGACGATTTGGCTGACGGCGCTGATCGGAATACTACTGACTTGCCGCCATGTAAGCGCTGAAGAGACGACTGCTCCGTTACAACCGGGCGATCAACTCTACCTGGGACTAACGGGCGAACAGGCGTTCAATCGTAACTTCCCTGTGGATCGCGAGGGACGCATTCTGCTGCCGGAAGCCGGCCCGGTGAAAATCGCCGGACAATCGCTGAGCGCCGCGACGCAGATGATCCAGCTGGCGCTGGGACAGGTTTATCGGGATGTAGAGCGCCTGCAGGTGACTCTGGCGGAACGCAATCTCATCATTGACGTTTCCGGCTATGTGGAGAACCCCGGCAGCGTGCTGACGCCCATCGCCGGCGACGTGCAAACCGCCATCACCCTGGCGGGCGGACTGCTGCCCGGCGCGCAATTGGACCGCATGCAGATTCAACGGGGCGACGACATTATCTACTTCAGCTACAAGGCGTATCTGGACTCCGGCGACCGCTCCAGCCTGCCGCCGCTGCGCTCCCTGGACCGCCTGTTTATTCCCGCTTCGCCGCTGATTGGCAATGTGCAGATCGACTTTGACGCGCAAACCCTGGCGGCCAGCGGCGACGCCAGCGACGACCGTCAGGCGGTGCGCATCTTCGGCGAAGTGAAAAGCCCGGGCCGCTTCAATTATGAACCGGATTACAGCGTCATCGACGCCATCATGCGCGCTGGCGGCGTCACCCGCTACGCGGCGGTCGAACAGATCAAAATCATCTCGGACAGCGCCCCCTACAATTTCAATCTCAAACGCTATCTGGAAAGCGGCGACGCCTCGCTGCTGCCGCAACTGAAGCCCAACTCCACCATTTTCGTTCCCATCCAGCAGGACGAAATCAAAGCCGGAGCCAACGTGGTCTATGTGATGGGCGAGGTGTTTAAACCCGGCGCCTTTGAAGGCAAGCCCGGCGCCACGCTGCTGGACATCATGGCCAACGCCGGCGGCCCCACCCGCTTCGCGGAATCGCGCCAGATTCGCATCCTCAAGGCGGACGGCGCGGTGATCCCCTTCGACCTGCAGGCCTATACGGAAGGCGTCAGTCGCGTCGCTTTGCCGGAAGTGGCGCCGGGAGACGCGGTTTTCGTACCGGAAAAAACCGATGTCAACGAAGCCTCCTGGCTGAAAACGCCACCAGATCGCGCCGTGGAAATCATCGGCCAGGTCTACAACCCGGGCCGCTTTGAATGGTCCGATGAAATGACTCTGATGGACCTGCTGGGACACGCCCAAGGCCCTACCGCTCGGGCTGATATCGCCAACATCAAAATCATGCGTCGTAGCGGCGATAAAGTCCTGTCCAGCACCTTCAATCTGGACCGTTTCATCAAATACGGCGGCGACCTGAGCGAGATTCCGCAACTCGACGCGGGAACGTCCGTGATCATCCCGGAGCTGCCGCAAGACCCTTCGGACAACAAGGCGCAGTGGGTGCGTCAGGCGAAAGAGAATTCCATCTACATCATGGGTCAGGTGGGCGCGCCCGGCCGCTACATGTTCAATGAAGAGATGACCTTTCTCGACATTCTCTCCGCGGCGGACGGTCCCAATGGCTCCGCGGACATCCACAACATTCGCGTTGTGCATCGGGACGGAGCTCAGGCGCGTATTTCCAAGCTCAACCTGGCGCTTTACTTTGAAACCGGAGATCAGACCCTGCTGCCCGTGGTCAAACCCGGCGACTCCATCTTCGTGCCGGAAAAAGACCGTAATTGGCTGGAAGAAAGCAAAGAGAACACCGTCAGAGTGCTGGGCTCGGTCAACAAACCCGGACGCTATCGCTTCAGCGACGACATGACCGTGCTGGACCTGCTCGCCCAGGCGGGCGGCGCCACCGCCAGCGCCTATATCGAACGCATTGTGGTGGTGAATACCTCCTGCTGCGCTGACAGCGCCAGCAGCTTCGATCTGGAAAGCTTTGTGAAAGCGCCGGACATGAGCAAGCTGCCAGTGCTGCGCCCCGGCGACACGCTGTATGTTCCAGATAAGTCCGACAGCCACTGGGCCACGCTCAGCAGCAGTCTGGAAGGCGTGTTCAAGATCATTTCCGTTGTCGGAATCATAGGAGCGCTGTGA
- a CDS encoding phosphate/phosphite/phosphonate ABC transporter substrate-binding protein, whose protein sequence is MRILVSFLCLIYAALLSARLSAAESQGYEFGIVPQQSADRLARAWGPVLKYIEQSSGVRLLFKTAPNIPEFESRLSRGQYHFAYMNPYHFVVYNKYPGYQAVAREKDKMIKGIIVVPADSPIRELESLQDAKLAFPAPAAFAASVLPQAILARQGIRIQPQYVLTHDSVYLNVMQKRFIAGGGVMRTFNAMPDDVTRNLRILWTTPAYTPHAIASAPGVPPQVVQAVTETLISMGDSEQGRALLEPLNMRGFIPAANADWDDIRALQIDLL, encoded by the coding sequence ATGCGGATACTAGTCAGCTTCCTCTGCCTGATCTACGCCGCACTCCTCAGCGCCAGGCTGAGCGCCGCCGAATCGCAGGGCTACGAGTTCGGCATCGTGCCGCAACAAAGCGCCGACAGGCTGGCGCGGGCCTGGGGCCCGGTGCTCAAGTACATTGAGCAAAGCAGCGGCGTTCGCCTGCTGTTCAAGACCGCTCCGAATATTCCCGAGTTCGAGTCGCGACTGAGTCGCGGCCAATATCACTTCGCTTACATGAATCCCTACCACTTTGTGGTCTACAACAAATATCCCGGTTATCAGGCGGTGGCCCGGGAGAAAGACAAAATGATCAAAGGCATTATCGTGGTTCCTGCGGACAGCCCCATTCGGGAACTGGAGAGTCTACAAGACGCCAAGCTCGCCTTCCCCGCTCCCGCCGCCTTCGCCGCCAGCGTTCTGCCGCAGGCGATCCTGGCCCGCCAGGGCATCCGTATTCAACCCCAGTACGTGCTGACCCACGATTCCGTGTATCTCAATGTAATGCAGAAGCGCTTTATCGCCGGCGGCGGCGTGATGCGCACCTTTAACGCGATGCCGGATGACGTCACCCGCAACCTGCGCATTCTGTGGACCACGCCGGCGTACACGCCTCACGCCATCGCCAGCGCTCCCGGCGTACCGCCGCAGGTGGTGCAGGCGGTGACGGAAACGCTGATCAGCATGGGCGACAGCGAGCAGGGCCGCGCCCTGTTGGAGCCTTTGAATATGCGCGGTTTCATTCCCGCCGCCAATGCCGACTGGGATGACATTCGCGCCTTACAGATTGATTTGCTGTAG
- a CDS encoding PAS domain S-box protein — protein MSFRLKTILGVALIEAVFVSVLIFNFLQIMNQSHLRQAQEEAARFGALFSAAATDALLSSDIATLNSMVAELLTSPHVTYVSIHDNSGVLSSGGVRPSPDDELGATLQQIPIKVGGAVFGAVELGLDASALDQAWLQARDQSIRIAIIGVVLVALVSMMFGSYLTRQLQLMRSALRRLQEGDFSLIEANPGRDELGETINAFNLMSRELESVHQDMRESLEQARALAQKLHFNEAQLRAITNNMLDGLITLDAEGKIRYMNHASETMFGYAMKELEGHRYDLIIVDQLQRDRIEGFILKLYHHRAPAHVTRQTDEWGYRRDGSRFPIDLIINAAEIDGDQVAILTFRDLSKIKELKEMADINLAVKEAMLECSLNAIVSVNDGGKIVEFNPAAEDMFGYSRDDVMFQPVANYLVPTALRGAFQEQLDQFKATGRSPFLNKRLQGKAERRDGVNFPIEISVTVSRLAGCYIFTAMLEDISERRQEQESLRNAIEEADRANHAKSDFLASMSHEIRTPLNVVLGNVELLKDTPLTRHQRHYLQSAESAGKNLLEIINDVLDLAKIEAGKLEPHLEPCNLPAKVEYVTRLLSQRAHQKGLFIQSVLDANTPASIVTDSSFLRQILVNLIGNAIKFTQRGGVTVMVYVAHLHGSQHLCIDVSDTGPGISAEAKKKIFSEFFQEHSHRDGTGLGLMISRHMANIIYGDITLVSKVGSGSTFSLQLPLANAAPAAVNHANLDALVAPLQGHRIIIASNSREWRRAFQWQLHLWTLDSMCCLQEEDLRKQLDSGLKLIILLDMENPPTWIDAAFQTPTLTRIAVYRHANHPRTEAEGCYGVLHTPATRKQTLQALLACALGRPIEAPESAEKVELRRDHLYEPSSPQSMETDLGEILVVDDSDANLLIARSFLEYAGFHVDTALSGEEAIEKTASSAYDLIFMDMRMPGLSGRETVEVMRRRGLTTPIVALTAHAMTSERESCLAGGMQDFLTKPVDRARLIEMASHWIKKNGKRSAPPAPLSRQTPLSSPASTTTQPAAEHGVSNALINPKALEQLLNDTSADTLKRMLGIFSTELTKRVDAMQEHLGDQDYEQFEICAHALKSSSQTFGAQRIHLHAKAIEEACKAHNYTEAENEYLCMRQLTDSTLEALNELHPFN, from the coding sequence ATGTCCTTTCGATTGAAAACCATACTGGGCGTCGCGCTGATCGAAGCGGTTTTCGTGTCGGTGCTGATCTTCAACTTTTTGCAGATAATGAATCAGTCTCACTTGAGGCAGGCGCAGGAGGAAGCAGCCCGTTTTGGCGCGCTGTTCAGCGCCGCCGCCACCGATGCGCTGCTTTCCTCGGATATCGCCACGCTGAACAGCATGGTGGCCGAACTCCTGACCAGCCCTCATGTCACTTACGTGTCCATCCATGACAACAGTGGCGTCCTCAGCAGCGGCGGCGTGCGCCCTTCTCCCGACGATGAACTCGGCGCCACGTTGCAGCAGATTCCCATCAAGGTGGGCGGCGCGGTCTTCGGGGCCGTCGAACTGGGACTCGACGCCAGCGCCCTGGATCAGGCCTGGCTACAGGCCCGGGATCAGAGCATTCGCATTGCGATTATCGGCGTGGTGCTGGTGGCGCTGGTGTCTATGATGTTCGGCTCTTATCTGACCCGACAACTGCAATTGATGCGCAGCGCCCTGCGTCGCCTGCAGGAAGGCGATTTCAGTCTGATTGAGGCCAATCCCGGGCGGGATGAACTCGGTGAAACCATCAACGCGTTCAACCTGATGAGCCGGGAGCTGGAAAGCGTGCATCAGGACATGCGGGAAAGCCTGGAGCAAGCCCGGGCGCTGGCGCAGAAACTGCATTTCAACGAGGCGCAATTGCGCGCCATTACCAACAACATGCTGGACGGCCTGATCACCCTGGACGCCGAGGGCAAAATTCGCTACATGAACCACGCCTCGGAAACCATGTTCGGCTACGCCATGAAAGAGCTGGAGGGGCATCGCTACGACCTCATTATCGTCGACCAGTTGCAGCGGGACCGCATCGAGGGCTTTATCCTCAAACTGTATCATCATCGCGCGCCGGCGCATGTCACGCGGCAGACCGACGAATGGGGTTATCGCCGCGACGGCAGCCGCTTCCCCATCGACCTGATCATCAACGCCGCGGAAATAGACGGAGACCAGGTCGCCATCCTGACTTTCCGGGATTTATCCAAGATCAAAGAACTGAAGGAAATGGCGGACATCAACCTGGCGGTGAAAGAAGCCATGCTGGAGTGCTCCCTCAATGCCATTGTTTCCGTCAACGACGGCGGCAAAATCGTTGAATTCAACCCTGCTGCGGAAGACATGTTCGGCTACTCCAGAGACGACGTCATGTTTCAGCCCGTCGCCAATTACCTGGTTCCAACCGCCCTGCGAGGCGCCTTTCAGGAACAGTTGGATCAGTTCAAGGCGACGGGGCGCTCGCCTTTCCTCAACAAACGCCTGCAAGGGAAAGCCGAGCGCCGGGACGGGGTTAATTTTCCCATCGAGATATCCGTCACCGTATCCAGACTGGCGGGCTGCTACATCTTCACCGCCATGCTGGAGGATATCTCCGAGCGCCGTCAGGAGCAGGAATCCCTGCGCAACGCCATTGAAGAAGCGGACCGCGCCAATCACGCCAAGTCGGATTTCCTCGCCTCCATGAGCCACGAAATCCGCACGCCCCTCAACGTGGTGCTGGGCAACGTCGAGCTGCTGAAAGACACACCTCTCACCCGTCATCAGCGCCACTATCTGCAATCTGCGGAAAGCGCCGGAAAGAATCTGCTGGAAATCATCAACGACGTGCTCGATCTAGCCAAAATCGAAGCGGGCAAACTGGAGCCTCATCTGGAGCCCTGCAACCTGCCTGCGAAGGTCGAATACGTTACCCGCCTGCTATCCCAGAGAGCCCACCAGAAAGGGCTGTTCATTCAAAGCGTGCTCGACGCCAACACCCCCGCCAGCATCGTCACCGACAGCAGTTTCCTGCGCCAGATCCTAGTCAACCTGATCGGCAACGCCATCAAGTTCACCCAGCGCGGCGGCGTCACAGTGATGGTGTACGTCGCCCATCTGCATGGAAGCCAACACCTTTGCATTGACGTCAGCGACACCGGCCCGGGAATCAGCGCGGAAGCGAAAAAGAAGATTTTTTCCGAGTTCTTCCAGGAGCATAGTCACAGAGACGGCACGGGATTGGGACTAATGATTTCGCGCCATATGGCGAACATCATCTATGGCGACATCACCCTGGTCAGCAAAGTGGGCTCCGGCTCCACCTTCAGCCTGCAGCTTCCACTCGCCAATGCCGCGCCGGCCGCCGTCAATCACGCCAATCTGGACGCTCTGGTCGCGCCGCTGCAAGGTCATCGCATTATTATCGCCAGCAACAGCAGAGAGTGGCGCCGGGCCTTTCAATGGCAACTGCATCTTTGGACGCTGGACAGCATGTGCTGCCTGCAAGAGGAAGACCTGCGCAAGCAGCTCGACAGCGGCCTCAAGCTCATCATCTTGCTGGACATGGAAAATCCCCCGACCTGGATTGACGCGGCGTTCCAGACGCCCACGCTGACCCGCATCGCCGTTTATCGCCACGCCAACCATCCCAGAACGGAAGCGGAAGGCTGCTACGGCGTCCTGCATACCCCCGCGACCCGCAAACAGACGTTGCAGGCTCTGCTCGCCTGCGCTCTGGGTCGGCCCATTGAAGCGCCGGAAAGCGCTGAAAAAGTCGAGCTGCGTCGCGACCATCTCTATGAGCCTTCGTCTCCGCAGTCGATGGAGACAGATCTGGGTGAGATTCTGGTGGTGGACGATAGCGACGCCAACTTGCTTATCGCCCGCTCATTCCTGGAATACGCCGGGTTCCACGTCGACACCGCTCTCAGCGGCGAAGAGGCCATCGAGAAAACCGCAAGCAGCGCTTATGACCTGATCTTCATGGACATGCGCATGCCCGGCCTGAGCGGCCGCGAAACTGTGGAGGTCATGCGCCGGCGCGGGCTGACCACGCCCATCGTGGCGCTCACCGCCCACGCCATGACCTCAGAGCGGGAGAGCTGTCTGGCCGGCGGCATGCAGGATTTCCTCACCAAGCCGGTGGATCGCGCCCGCCTGATTGAAATGGCCAGTCATTGGATCAAGAAAAACGGCAAAAGGTCCGCTCCGCCAGCGCCGCTATCCAGACAAACGCCACTTTCCAGTCCGGCGTCCACAACTACGCAACCCGCCGCCGAGCACGGCGTCAGCAATGCGTTGATCAACCCCAAAGCCTTGGAGCAACTGCTCAATGACACTTCGGCGGATACCCTGAAACGCATGCTGGGGATTTTCTCCACAGAGCTGACCAAGCGGGTGGACGCCATGCAGGAACACCTTGGCGACCAGGACTACGAGCAGTTTGAAATCTGCGCCCATGCCCTGAAAAGCAGCTCGCAGACTTTCGGCGCGCAGCGCATTCATCTGCACGCCAAAGCCATTGAGGAAGCCTGCAAAGCGCATAACTACACGGAGGCGGAGAACGAATATCTTTGCATGCGCCAACTGACCGACTCGACATTAGAGGCGTTGAATGAACTCCACCCTTTTAACTAG